The sequence CTTCTCAATTTCTCCTGAGGCTTTGCCTGCTTCTAAAATCAGATCCAGTATCATGGTAAATTTCTTTCTACACTCTTCACTGAAAACCAGCATTGCCTCTGGTTCACTAGAGAGTGAAATAGCAAGAAATTCCTGATACACATTAAGATGCTTTCCTGCTATCTCATTTTCAAACAAGAAATAGAGGAAATGAAATAGTTTTTCTCTTGTTGTTATGGGTGAATCCACTAATGCCAATAACTCTTTTTCATGATCGGCAATAAAGGTTGTAATGATTTCAAAAACAATATCTTCCTTGTTTTCAAAATACTCATAAATCGTTCCTTTCCCTACACCTGCAGTTTTTGCGATCTGAGATATGGTAAGTGAATTTATCCCATGTTCCAAGAGTAATTCTCTACATGAAAGCGCAATATTTCTACGCTTTTCTTCCTTATTTACGATAATTGCCATAATATTCCTTTATATGACTGACCGTCGGTCAATAAAGAAAGTATAGCATATTTTATTTATAATTACAATTTGACTCTGTTATATATCTCTACTGACTGTTTTATTATGTTTTAAGTATTCTATTTTAAGAATACAGATTAATCCACTAAGTTCTTAAACCTATTTATCAATTCGACTAAAGTGACCCAAAACACTCCCAGCCCTATGCCCGTGATTACATCACTAAACCAATGTACATCCAGATAGACTCTGGAAAAAGCGATGATAAGTGGCCATACGATACAACTTATCAATAAGAGTGACCGTAAAGCTATGGTATTCACTCTTTTAGCAAGTATAAAATAGAGCGCCAGTGCCATAGCTGTTGCCATTGTGGCATGACCTGAGGGGAAAGAGGAAGTTGCTATCGAAAGTAACTCTGAACTCGGCCTGGCACGCTGTACGATAAGTTTGATAGCAATATAAGCGATATTTGCACCAGACACAGAAAGAATATAGAACAAAAGATCGTTATACCATCGTTTGTAGATCAAGAAAAGTATCATACATAGTGAAAAGATAAAAATACCCATAGCACCGTTGAAATGGGTCAGTGTAACCATAAATGTATTCCATAATGGGGTCTGTATAGTATTGATATACGTCTCTACCCATCGATCGATCACAAGAATAGACTCTTTTTCTGTCACATCTTCTGCCATTTTTGCAAAGAGATAGAAACCTAGGATATTCATTATGATCACTACTTTGTTTTGTAAAATAAATGTGAGTACTCTAGTTTTCATGACTACCCTTCATCAAAAGAAACAGCAATGTCAGTACTAATGTCCCCGCCAATGAGTATATCAATGCACTCTGCATATTCCAGTGTTCCCATATGAACCCAGCGATATATGCACCCAATGCCCCAAAGAGTGCTACTCCTGCGTAAAAAACACCATAGACTGATCCTTTATTGGTTGCACTTCGTGCTATAAAAGCACGGTTGGCATTCAGGGAAGCCACAGTGAAGAGTCCCAGAAAAGCATAGGCAATCCAAGTAAAAAAAGGACTCTGAAACATTAAAAGTCCTTGCGCAGCAACGCCGCAGGCATAAGAGAATGCCAAAACCCGTTTCACACCGAATCGATCAATGAGTATGCCAAAAAGATAACTGCTCAGTGTCTGTACACCAGAAGAGACAACAAAGAGCAAAGGGATGACAGCTGTGGCAATGCCAACCATTTTGGCTTGCATCGTAAAAAAAGAAGGACTGAAGACAAAAAGCAAAAATAGAAAATAAAAGAAGAGTGCAGCGATCGTTTTTTTGTCATTCTGTGTCAATGTAAACGATTGTTTGGGGTGTCTGATCGGTTTAGGGACATCACGTACAAAAAATGTAACGATCACAACTCCTATGATACCGGGGACAAAAGTAGCATAAAAGATGTTACGCATGACCATTTCACTCTGACCAAAGTACCAAAGCAGTACAAAGAGCAACAACGCACCGCTCAGCTCTCCTGCGATATCCATCATCTTATGAAAACCAAAGGTTTTACCTGTTGCGCGTTCTGTGCTATACTGGACGATCATCACATCTTTAGGCGCAGAACGCAGCCCTTTCCCCAATCTCTCCGCTACCTGCAAACCAGCTACAGTTTTATATCCCTGTGTCAATCCTATCAGAGGCTTGCTCAACGCAGAAAAAGCATATCCAGCTACCACCAAGGGCTTGACAATGCCATATCTGTCGGAAATATAACCCGATACCAAACGAAGCGCATAAGAAGCAAAAGTAGATATCGCTACGATAATACCCAGTTTGTCCATCCCCTCCTCTAAGACCAAGATGACGAAAATAGGTAAAATAGGCATGATCATTGCAGAAGCCATATCGGTAAAAAAACTTACCCAACCTAGCATTATGACATTTTTATTGAGATGTTTCATGCTCTTGAATAATTCTCATGTGTACTCAAATCTGTCATCCTCTTTTCCTCACCCCACACTATGGGTCTATCTACTCAGTAAAGCAAGCAGCAAAACATACTAAAGTTCCCTGACTCCTCTGGCCACATCTTCTTCCAGTTGTGCAAATGCTCTGTCCATAGCATTGACTATACTGCCGGCATCTTCATTCGTTGGCACCGTTGTACTAAATAATTTAAGCACTTTTTTGTCTGTTCGTATATTTCTTACTTCCCAGCTTGCATCAAGATATACAGTACCTTCCTGGGCAATAAAACGTGATACTTGCACGTTTATTTTGATGTCCGGCTGACCATCTGTACCCCAGGGATATGCATATACACCAGGCTGTTTGAACTTTTTTTGCAAGAAGGAGATCAGCCTTCGTGTCAATCCTGCATCCATATCTTCGGCCCATGCTGATCCCCCTAAAAATATGACATGGTTCGATGATTTGGCAACAGCGATCTCTCTTTTAAAAAGATACTTGGGTACCTCAACCTTCTCAACCCCTATCACTTGAGACTTGTAAGGATAGAGCTCTTTGGGTTGTGAAGCTGTAGAAAGGACATAATAGTTATTCAAAGCACAGCCGCTTACGATAAAAAGAGCACACACTGTTAATAGTAGTTTGATCCTGGTCATTATTTATCTCCAAAAATAAGTGAATTTGGTTTACGGTTCAACATTTTCAGGAACTCCTCCATCTCTTGAGATGTTTCCGTCACCTCTTTGAGTGTTTGAGAAATTTGATGTGTTAAGAGTGAATTACTGTCATACCCTTTGAGCACCTTTTTCGCTGTACGGAGTGTTGTTGTCAACTCTTTCATGGCTTTATTCATCTCATCCGGCATCGTTTTAAAGGTTTTTGCTTCTGTCATTGCATTAAGATTATTCACGGTCTGTTGCAGGTCTGCCACTATTTTCTGTATAGGCTCTTCATTCTCATCGACCACTCTGTTCAGAGAAGCGACCAGTTTTTCAACCCCATCAACTATGCCTCTTGTATCATTGGGAACAGAAGGAAGACGTACAAAATGCTCTCCCTGTATAATATCTCTTTGTGTTGTGTTCGTATCAAACACCAAGTCAACAAAGAGTGTACCTGTAAAAGGGTCTGCTGAAGATATTTTCGCACTTAATCCCTCTTCTAAAGCCTGATAGAATTTCTGTTGGCAACTTGTGATATCATCACGCTTTGTGGCAAAAGAGGAGAGGTCTATGTCAACAAGGATCTTCCCCAGTATCTTATGTGTATCCTTATTGTAGGAGAGTTTAATATCTTTTACACGTCCTACTTCATACCCTTCATACTGTACCAATGCACCTTTTTTGAGTTTAGCGATAGAGTCTTCGGTCAGGATTTCAAAGGTATTGATAAAATCCCCGCCTTTCCCGATCACTTGTCCTTCAGCCAGATTAGCATTTTTGTAAAGACGGAAAACGAATTTGTCAGGTACCCTGTCAGAAGTATTTACTCCTGCTGAGGAGAACTCGATACCCCCTTGTACCAAATGCGTCACAGGTGCTACATTGACATCAAGCCTTCCATGGGCCAGACTCATCTCGAGCGCACTCATCACCCAGAACTTGGAACTTCTGTGCACATAAGGAACATAGAGTTTGTTGATAAAGACCACAAACTCAACCCCCTGCCCATCCAAAGAGATGTTCACATGTTCCACCTGACCCGCTTCAATATTCTTAAAATAGACAGGTGTACCTTTTTTGACATTATAGCTTGAGGGTGCACTAAGCTGAAAGTACATACCGTCTTCCGTATAACGATACGCCTGTGTCAAGCCATGAAAAGATTTTTTGGGTTCTCCGCCTTTAGCAGAAAACATATCGATATAGGTTCCAGATATCAAAGTCTCAAGACCTGAAATACCGGAGATCCCTACTACAGGCTTGACGATCCAGAATTTTGCATGGGTATTCAAATAAGGGGTGGCAGATTTTTCCATTCTTGCGATCACTGTCACACCTTCACCCTCTTCTTGCAAGACGATCTTTTTTACTGTACCTATAGGTACATTTCTATATTTGATCTGACTCTGTCCCGCATGCAATCCTGCATTTTCAGGAAAAACAATTTCTATTTCAGGTCCTAGTTCAGAAAAATACTGATATGCCAGCCAGCCAGCTATAATGAGTGCGATAAACGGCACGATCCATATGGAGGTAATAAGGTTGAATTTACTTGATTCTTCTATTGTAGGTCGCTGTGTTGACATTTATTGATATCCCTTAATTAGACGTTCATTAAAAGCATGTGCTGCTAAAAGTGTAAAAAATACTGAGAGTGCAAAAGCCGTCGCTGCCATTCCCGCAATGATCTCAATATTTGCAAGATGAATAAGTGCGGCAAGTATGGCTACCACAAAAACATCGATCATAGACCATGGACCAATGACCTCTGTCATATAATACAATTTATGCTTATTGACTTTCTTATCTTTCCCTATAGGGTATTTTACACTAATCAACAAATAAATCAAAACAAGAAACTTGAGTACAGGTATCAGAATGGATGCAACAAAGATGATCATGGCTATAGGGTAGGAACCATGTTCCCATAACATGACAACACCGCCCAGTAGTGTATTGCCCTCCTCGCTTCCAAACTGTTTAGTGATAAGCATTGGATAGATATTGGCCGGTATATAGGCGATCATAGCTGTGATAAGGAATGCCCAGGATTTTTCTGTACTAAAACGTTTATGGTGATAAATAGCAGAATTACAACGTCGGCATCTGTTCTTTCTACCCTTATCTAGATTCACAGCCCCGCATATCGGACATCTTATGAGTTTATCTTTATCTATTTCTATCACTTTGCATCCTCCTTTAACAGGATTCTTTTTCGCAGCATCCATAGGTCAAAGAGATGCATACGTTTGACTATGTAGAGGTCGATCAGTACAAAGATCATAAGTGCCCAAAATGCAATGCCCATATGGATCTGAGCATACCCGATCAATTTCACCAGTGCAACGAGTATACTGATCAGAAAGATATCTGTCATACTCCAAGGCTTGATATGTGCAAGCAAAACAAGAAGTTCTTTGGTTAACTTCTTACCCCGTTTCATCTTTAAAAGCGTAAAAAGCAGCATATTGATAGTAAAGACCATAAAAGGAAAAATAAAAATGAGAAAGGTACAAAGGATCCCTACAAAATAAAACCCATATTCAAACAGAGAAAAGATCGTTTTAGGGACCGTAATGAACTGTCCGTGCCCTAGTATCTCTATCTGCACCAAAGGAAAGAGATTGGCAAGTATAAAAAACACAAGGCCTGTGACACTCAATGCCAGACCATGATCGATCAGTTTACTGTCATATCTGTAAAGTACTGCCCCGCATGCTGAACAGCATGCCTTCGTACCGTCTTCAAGAGGTAACTCTTCATGCAGTGTAAAACATTGCTCACAGAGTATAAGGTCATCAAGTGCATCTTCATTTTCAAGTTTCATAGATATAATTATAGCTGATATAACTAAGGACCATAATGCGTATTCTCTCTATAGGTAAAACACTGCAACATAATAAACTCGAAATAGTATCTATAGAAGGGGCATCCCTACATACACTGATAAATATAGAAACATTTGACTACATCATCATCTCTGGTGGTGATGGTACGATCAGACGTGTTATCAAACAACTTCACACGATGACATACTCGGCACGTTTCATACTCAACCCCATAGGTTCCTTTAATGTTGTCGCAAAACTTCACAAAGTACCAAAGCTCCAGACACTGCTTGATGCTTTGGCAAACGGTGAAACCCTTCCTACACAAAAACACCCTTACTTTACGATCAATGAGGAGGTCTTTCTCTTCTCTGCAGGGAATATGGGTGATCTGCAGCATATCTTCCTTTCTGAAACACTGCGTTTTGGCCTCCTGAAAAACAACATGGGAAAATATCTGCTTGCTTTTCTTTTCTTACTGCCGCTGCACCTCATCATGACACCCTTCATGCTTATGAGTTCGAAC is a genomic window of Sulfurovum sp. XGS-02 containing:
- a CDS encoding MFS transporter yields the protein MLGWVSFFTDMASAMIMPILPIFVILVLEEGMDKLGIIVAISTFASYALRLVSGYISDRYGIVKPLVVAGYAFSALSKPLIGLTQGYKTVAGLQVAERLGKGLRSAPKDVMIVQYSTERATGKTFGFHKMMDIAGELSGALLLFVLLWYFGQSEMVMRNIFYATFVPGIIGVVIVTFFVRDVPKPIRHPKQSFTLTQNDKKTIAALFFYFLFLLFVFSPSFFTMQAKMVGIATAVIPLLFVVSSGVQTLSSYLFGILIDRFGVKRVLAFSYACGVAAQGLLMFQSPFFTWIAYAFLGLFTVASLNANRAFIARSATNKGSVYGVFYAGVALFGALGAYIAGFIWEHWNMQSALIYSLAGTLVLTLLFLLMKGSHEN
- a CDS encoding membrane integrity-associated transporter subunit PqiC, with product MTRIKLLLTVCALFIVSGCALNNYYVLSTASQPKELYPYKSQVIGVEKVEVPKYLFKREIAVAKSSNHVIFLGGSAWAEDMDAGLTRRLISFLQKKFKQPGVYAYPWGTDGQPDIKINVQVSRFIAQEGTVYLDASWEVRNIRTDKKVLKLFSTTVPTNEDAGSIVNAMDRAFAQLEEDVARGVREL
- a CDS encoding intermembrane transport protein PqiB, with the translated sequence MSTQRPTIEESSKFNLITSIWIVPFIALIIAGWLAYQYFSELGPEIEIVFPENAGLHAGQSQIKYRNVPIGTVKKIVLQEEGEGVTVIARMEKSATPYLNTHAKFWIVKPVVGISGISGLETLISGTYIDMFSAKGGEPKKSFHGLTQAYRYTEDGMYFQLSAPSSYNVKKGTPVYFKNIEAGQVEHVNISLDGQGVEFVVFINKLYVPYVHRSSKFWVMSALEMSLAHGRLDVNVAPVTHLVQGGIEFSSAGVNTSDRVPDKFVFRLYKNANLAEGQVIGKGGDFINTFEILTEDSIAKLKKGALVQYEGYEVGRVKDIKLSYNKDTHKILGKILVDIDLSSFATKRDDITSCQQKFYQALEEGLSAKISSADPFTGTLFVDLVFDTNTTQRDIIQGEHFVRLPSVPNDTRGIVDGVEKLVASLNRVVDENEEPIQKIVADLQQTVNNLNAMTEAKTFKTMPDEMNKAMKELTTTLRTAKKVLKGYDSNSLLTHQISQTLKEVTETSQEMEEFLKMLNRKPNSLIFGDK
- a CDS encoding diacylglycerol kinase family protein gives rise to the protein MRILSIGKTLQHNKLEIVSIEGASLHTLINIETFDYIIISGGDGTIRRVIKQLHTMTYSARFILNPIGSFNVVAKLHKVPKLQTLLDALANGETLPTQKHPYFTINEEVFLFSAGNMGDLQHIFLSETLRFGLLKNNMGKYLLAFLFLLPLHLIMTPFMLMSSNRFFIFTPASFIKKFGSFYGEVKEMNIQLEDTYNHIELDGDIVTITDNLLHIKPAGHIHIVTL
- a CDS encoding TetR/AcrR family transcriptional regulator; amino-acid sequence: MAIIVNKEEKRRNIALSCRELLLEHGINSLTISQIAKTAGVGKGTIYEYFENKEDIVFEIITTFIADHEKELLALVDSPITTREKLFHFLYFLFENEIAGKHLNVYQEFLAISLSSEPEAMLVFSEECRKKFTMILDLILEAGKASGEIEKSMPISSSSLTLFATGLVVDSRLESCDIKKEIDLFLDMILPSK
- a CDS encoding paraquat-inducible protein A, which gives rise to MIEIDKDKLIRCPICGAVNLDKGRKNRCRRCNSAIYHHKRFSTEKSWAFLITAMIAYIPANIYPMLITKQFGSEEGNTLLGGVVMLWEHGSYPIAMIIFVASILIPVLKFLVLIYLLISVKYPIGKDKKVNKHKLYYMTEVIGPWSMIDVFVVAILAALIHLANIEIIAGMAATAFALSVFFTLLAAHAFNERLIKGYQ
- a CDS encoding paraquat-inducible protein A, giving the protein MKLENEDALDDLILCEQCFTLHEELPLEDGTKACCSACGAVLYRYDSKLIDHGLALSVTGLVFFILANLFPLVQIEILGHGQFITVPKTIFSLFEYGFYFVGILCTFLIFIFPFMVFTINMLLFTLLKMKRGKKLTKELLVLLAHIKPWSMTDIFLISILVALVKLIGYAQIHMGIAFWALMIFVLIDLYIVKRMHLFDLWMLRKRILLKEDAK
- a CDS encoding phosphatase PAP2 family protein; translated protein: MKTRVLTFILQNKVVIIMNILGFYLFAKMAEDVTEKESILVIDRWVETYINTIQTPLWNTFMVTLTHFNGAMGIFIFSLCMILFLIYKRWYNDLLFYILSVSGANIAYIAIKLIVQRARPSSELLSIATSSFPSGHATMATAMALALYFILAKRVNTIALRSLLLISCIVWPLIIAFSRVYLDVHWFSDVITGIGLGVFWVTLVELINRFKNLVD